One Notolabrus celidotus isolate fNotCel1 chromosome 16, fNotCel1.pri, whole genome shotgun sequence DNA window includes the following coding sequences:
- the kiaa1522 gene encoding uncharacterized protein KIAA1522 homolog isoform X3: protein MGNSIQKKKKKVQAEKNFSPSHSSCSNREKPKGLWLFGRQDKLKTAGPKANDDQKRLTVHYTTSQHYQENVFIEGSRPQYLEDLHIEAQEGLKILQQEEHKNGLNFPDNESIASTDTLRPEQDISSKDGGFSLESRSTAGSTDTTVTSAVSTRPVLTRQGSTFKPLNPVKRVDRSKKRSRRTTIMGIPNQVHKELALQRTSTFQQLVSTQPQDQDGQIRHNQSGVVIIPTVDGGTAVTNKEGARVHLSDLELAASRDEQLLTKHFQAMSQEEQLFNHQGFNSYLGPNANLRPKSLAVPGMTTSFTFSSSTMLSFLQEPKGPVMSISPQATYLSTIIPNAVLPASIDVIEIDRSSSRARGSSVNHGSSVRTMSKSSLASGDSSVSPLLSRRSDGDGSQADVFHKDSGPMPTSASVPNWNESPSSKTFISQSSPVSSKGSTHSATSQRGELKGQESQASEDHDRVSLRSSVSMSSSRSENVFTGQGCESGMSGSVAAGEDGKTKQNFTRSLSVMKTKQPPAPPRRTNSLHSNRIRSSSRVLVESKVINESVSGVMVNDTENLAAKNDANSAIANTTKIPIPMSKSTESVTSPTSPLSPIEVGRATESQSECANLFQQKSSSDGVKFERTMSPSSGYSSQSGTPTLSPKGISPTSPEKQKNKPIKPDRSVSRASSSGASPSSSLTSLSSGASEPAHLSTCSPSPLLQGSSPNVAAEELPPKNGSPTLPSKVRELLNVPPPPKVKAPCPPPPETWIHNRRSFELLCGPSNVSNETQKPAEGTDSMVKQAGTQTEDSEEMQVLVEKEATIDKSVTKLLESAAKPESLLEAAPGITCKELESSHSPGSEEEGTEESADTQKQEQSSSPVVKLPESQETTPKKDPPPVMKKPMTVLHREELVSKEPSVEIEPNQKSSSATTEADVPVENRTVSLLDSDDKTSNREVTSMQTLSIEVPKISKTSPPPTPPPAYHPTPPLSRKTPTPSVSTSPEDLERVQEENHVTESCWPPPPPPMEGDSVFDGGEEVDFPPPPPPFVPESVPKVTDSCVTELDPTKRPTDKAEETVEDSREAGTSVCEQTPDVHPAVPQTVSDSKPEVDAQISEANTSNEIPCRQGQTTSVLDNKQPLQVDVPTLQPITKVEHQVSVSALVPSSSLLSQDFLETEDQSPSGPPVSAQPPVTIPVAPPLPAENLTHGVNFRRQPSVAHRDTRSKELLSRHKSAPIPKEDANIPLVTPSLLQMVRLRSVNMTEDQVKAPSEDKSTNLGAPVPENYPVLIPGPQNTPQKPIRKSLSLKSPPKAVKMSPVTLNTPTMTLNTPSLRLQEAIRMKTAAMSSRDGLPSRLGSWSSTHSYVSETGAQGGDIHKSPASAASFIFSRSTKKVVIETAPASCPEAQASLKQSLAAELMQMSDQTKAVTISNGGVRSDKVPPPVAKKPAHGSTTQTLPACSAKMDLSMGGNGAIGVRNVSGITQLETTTTRVTADTIETLF, encoded by the exons CTGGCCCGAAGGCTAATGATGACCAGAAGAGGTTGACCGTCCACTACACGACCTCTCAGCATTACCAGGAGAATGTGTTCATTGAGGGCAGCAGGCCACAGTACCTGGAGGACCTGCACATAGAGGCCCAGGAAGGCCTCAAGATACTACAGCAGGAAG AACACAAGAATGGGCTGAACTTCCCCGACAATGAGAGCATCGCT TCAACAGACACTCTGCGTCCGGAGCAGGATATCAGCTCCAAGGACGGAGGTTTCTCTCTGGAGTCGAGATCCACCGCAGGGAGCACTGACACCACAGTAACCTCTGCTGTGTCGACAAGGCCTGTACTCACCCGCCAAG GTTCAACGTTCAAGCCTCTGAATCCAGTTAAAAGAGTAGACAGAAGTAAGAAAAGGAGCAGGAGGACCACCATCATGGGCATTCCTAACCAGGTCCACAAAGAACTTG CATTGCAAAGAACCTCAACCTTCCAGCAACTTGTTTCCACTCAACCCCAGGATCAGGATGGACAGATCAGACACAACCAATCAGGCGTTGTTATCATTCCTACAGTCGATGGAGGGACCGCAGTCACAAACAAGGAGGGAGCAAGGGTGCATCTTTCAGACCTGGAG CTGGCTGCATCCAGAGATGAACAGCTGCTGACAAAGCACTTCCAGGCAATGAGTCAAGAAGAGCAGCTCTTCAACCACCAGGGTTTTAACTCATACCTCGGGCCAAATGCAAATCTAAGACCCAAGTCTCTTGCAGTACCTGGCATGACCACTTCTTTCACCTTCTCTTCTTCAACAATGCTCAGCTTTCTCCAGGAACCCAAG GGCCCAGTGATGTCAATTTCACCACAAGCCACCTACTTGTCAACAATCATCCCAAATGCGGTCTTGCCAGCCTCGATCGACGTCATCGAGATAGACCGCAGCAGTAGCCGGGCACGTGGGAGCAGTGTAAACCATGGCAGTAGTGTCCGCACGATGAGCAAAAGCAGCCTGGCGTCTGGAGACTCGTCGGTCAGCCCTTTGTTGTCCAGAAGATCAGACGGTGATGGTTCCCAGGCAGACGTTTTTCACAAAGACTCTGGTCCAATGCCCACATCAGCGTCTGTACCAAACTGGAATGAGTCACCATCTTCAAAGACCTTTATTTCTCAGTCCTCCCCGGTATCATCAAAGGGCAGCACACACAGTGCTACTTCTCAGAGAGGGGAACTGAAAGGGCAGGAGAGCCAGGCTAGTGAGGACCATGACCGTGTCAGCCTCCGGAGCTCAGTTAGCATGAGCAGCAGTCgaagtgaaaatgtttttaCAGGTCAAGGATGTGAGTCTGGTATGTCAGGGTCGGTAGCTGCTGGAGAGGATGGAAAAACCAAACAGAATTTCACTCGTAGTCTGTCTGTTATGAAGACCAAGCAGCCCCCTGCACCTCCAAGGAGAACAAACTCTCTGCACAGTAACAGGATCAGGAGCAGCTCCAGGGTGCTGGTAGAAAGCAAAGTCATCAATGAATCAGTGTCTGGAGTGATGGTGAATGATACAGAAAATCTTGCAGCGAAAAACGATGCAAATTCAGCTATTGCAAACACTACTAAGATCCCCATCCCTATGTCAAAATCTACAGAATCTGTCACTTCTCCCACCAGTCCCTTGAGCCCCATTGAGGTAGGAAGAGCAACAGAGTCCCAGTCAGAGTGTGCAAACTTGTTCCAACAGAAGTCTTCCTCTGATGGGGTGAAATTTGAACGCACCATGTCTCCTTCCAGTGGCTACTCAAGTCAGAGTGGTACACCAACACTTTCCCCAAAAGGCATCTCTCCAACCTCCCCGgagaagcagaaaaataaaccaATTAAACCAGACCGATCAGTATCTCGGGCCTCATCTTCAGGagcttctccttcctcttctcttaCTTCTCTTTCATCCGGTGCATCTGAGCCTGCCCATCTATCCACATGTAGCCCCAGTCCACTTCTACAGGGTTCTTCACCTAATGTTGCTGCAGAAGAGCTCCCTCCTAAAAACGGCTCTCCAACTTTACCTTCCAAAGTGAGGGAGTTGTTGAACGTCCCACCACCTCCCAAAGTCAAAGcaccttgtcctcctcctccagagacGTGGATTCACAACAGACGCTCCTTTGAGCTCCTGTGCGGTCCTTCTAATGTCAGCAACGAAACCCAGAAACCAGCAGAGGGGACAGACAGCATGGTTAAGCAAGCAGGAACCCAGACTGAAGACAGCGAGGAGATGCAAGTTTTAGTTGAAAAAGAAGCAACCATAGACAAGTCTGTTACAAAGTTGTTAGAAAGTGCTGCCAAGCCAGAGTCATTGTTAGAGGCAGCACCAGGAATCACTTGCAAGGAATTGGAGAGTAGCCATAGTCCTGGTAGCGAAGAGGAGGGAACGGAAGAAAGTgctgacacacagaaacaagagCAGAGTAGTAGCCCAGTAGTCAAGCTTCCTGAGAGTCAAGAGACAACTCCAAAGAAAGATCCTCCTCCAGTCATGAAGAAACCCATGACTGTGCTGCACAGAGAGGAACTGGTGTCAAAGGAGCCCTCAGTGGAGATAGAACCAAATCAGAAAAGCAGCAGTGCGACCACAGAAGCTGATGTTCCCGTTGAGAACAGAACAGTCTCATTGTTAGATTCAGACGATAAGACAAGCAATAGAGAGGTCACGTCCATGCAGACACTTTCTATAGAAGTCCCCAAAATTAGCAAGACCTCTCCACCACCAACCCCACCTCCAGCATACCACCCCACACCTCCACTGTCAAGAAAAACACCGACTCCATCAGTATCTACGTCACCGGAGGATCTAGAGAGGGTACAGGAAGAGAACCATGTCACAGAGTCTTGCTGGCCACCTCCTCCGCCTCCAATGGAAGGGGACTCTGTCtttgatggaggagaggaggttgactttcctccacctcctccaccttttGTGCCGGAGAGTGTGCCAAAAGTGACGGACAGTTGTGTGACGGAGCTGGATCCCACAAAGAGACCGACAGACAAAGCTGAAGAGACAGTCGAGGATTCAAGGGAAGCTGGGACTTCAGTCTGTGAACAAACTCCAGATGTGCATCCTGCTGTTCCACAAACAGTCAGTGACTCCAAACCAGAGGTGGATGCTCAAATTTCTGAGGCCAACACCTCCAATGAGATCCCTTGCAGGCAAGGTCAGACTACATCTGTGTTAGACAATAAGCAGCCTCTGCAAGTGGATGTACCTACTTTGCAACCTATTACAAAAGTTGAGCACCAAGTGTCTGTTTCTGCTTTGGTTCCATCAAGCAGTCTACTGAGTCAAGACTTTCTTGAAACTGAAGATCAGTCTCCTTCTGGGCCTCCAGTCAGTGCCCAACCTCCAGTTACAATCCCAGTAGCACCCCCATTACCAGCTGAGAATTTAACCCATGGCGTGAATTTCAGGAGGCAGCCCAGTGTAGCACATCGAGACACCAGGAGCAAGGAGCTCCTTTCTCGACACAAAAGTGCACCCATTCCCAAAGAGGATGCTAACATACCTCTGGTCACCCCTTCCCTGCTTCAGATGGTTCGCCTAAGATCAGTTAACATGACAGAGGATCAGGTGAAAGCtccctcagaggacaaatcaACAAACCTGGGAGCTCCAGTTCCTGAGAATTACCCAGTCTTAATCCCAGGACCACAAAACACACCCCAGAAGCCCATCCGCAAGTCACTGTCGCTAAAGTCTCCCCCTAAAGCAGTCAAAATGTCTCCTGTGACTCTTAACACCCCTACCATGACACTCAACACCCCTTCACTGCGCTTACAGGAAGCCATACGTATGAAAACTGCAGCCATGTCCTCAAGAGATGGTCTTCCATCCCGACTGGGATCGTGGTCTTCAACCCACAGCTATGTCAGTGAAACAGGGGCTCAAGGAGGAGACATTCACAAGTCTCCAGCCTCTGCCGCCAGCTTTATCTTCTCTAGGAGCACAAAAAAGGTTGTCATAGAGACTGCGCCTGCCTCTTGTCCCGAAGCTCAGGCAAGTCTGAAGCAAAGCTTGGCTGCAGAGCTCATGCAGATGTCTGACCAAACAAAGGCCGTCACCATCTCGAATGGTGGAGTGAGATCTGACAAAGTACCTCCACCTGTAGCGAAGAAACCAGCCCATGGGAGTACTACGCAGACTCTTCCTGCTTGTTCAGCAAAGATGGACCTAAGTATGGGAGGAAATGGAGCCATAGGAGTGCGGAATGTGAGTGGAATAACACAACTTGAGACAACAA CTACAAGAGTGACAGCGGACACAATTGAAACACTGTTTTAA
- the kiaa1522 gene encoding uncharacterized protein KIAA1522 homolog isoform X1 has product MSRRRSTGDLVPKDITEILAREARVQRGQKKSGSSLGHAFSWFKGSRKKKNIGNGLNRAVTGVTDAKLGLQNHEPAKAGPKANDDQKRLTVHYTTSQHYQENVFIEGSRPQYLEDLHIEAQEGLKILQQEEHKNGLNFPDNESIASTDTLRPEQDISSKDGGFSLESRSTAGSTDTTVTSAVSTRPVLTRQGSTFKPLNPVKRVDRSKKRSRRTTIMGIPNQVHKELALQRTSTFQQLVSTQPQDQDGQIRHNQSGVVIIPTVDGGTAVTNKEGARVHLSDLELAASRDEQLLTKHFQAMSQEEQLFNHQGFNSYLGPNANLRPKSLAVPGMTTSFTFSSSTMLSFLQEPKGPVMSISPQATYLSTIIPNAVLPASIDVIEIDRSSSRARGSSVNHGSSVRTMSKSSLASGDSSVSPLLSRRSDGDGSQADVFHKDSGPMPTSASVPNWNESPSSKTFISQSSPVSSKGSTHSATSQRGELKGQESQASEDHDRVSLRSSVSMSSSRSENVFTGQGCESGMSGSVAAGEDGKTKQNFTRSLSVMKTKQPPAPPRRTNSLHSNRIRSSSRVLVESKVINESVSGVMVNDTENLAAKNDANSAIANTTKIPIPMSKSTESVTSPTSPLSPIEVGRATESQSECANLFQQKSSSDGVKFERTMSPSSGYSSQSGTPTLSPKGISPTSPEKQKNKPIKPDRSVSRASSSGASPSSSLTSLSSGASEPAHLSTCSPSPLLQGSSPNVAAEELPPKNGSPTLPSKVRELLNVPPPPKVKAPCPPPPETWIHNRRSFELLCGPSNVSNETQKPAEGTDSMVKQAGTQTEDSEEMQVLVEKEATIDKSVTKLLESAAKPESLLEAAPGITCKELESSHSPGSEEEGTEESADTQKQEQSSSPVVKLPESQETTPKKDPPPVMKKPMTVLHREELVSKEPSVEIEPNQKSSSATTEADVPVENRTVSLLDSDDKTSNREVTSMQTLSIEVPKISKTSPPPTPPPAYHPTPPLSRKTPTPSVSTSPEDLERVQEENHVTESCWPPPPPPMEGDSVFDGGEEVDFPPPPPPFVPESVPKVTDSCVTELDPTKRPTDKAEETVEDSREAGTSVCEQTPDVHPAVPQTVSDSKPEVDAQISEANTSNEIPCRQGQTTSVLDNKQPLQVDVPTLQPITKVEHQVSVSALVPSSSLLSQDFLETEDQSPSGPPVSAQPPVTIPVAPPLPAENLTHGVNFRRQPSVAHRDTRSKELLSRHKSAPIPKEDANIPLVTPSLLQMVRLRSVNMTEDQVKAPSEDKSTNLGAPVPENYPVLIPGPQNTPQKPIRKSLSLKSPPKAVKMSPVTLNTPTMTLNTPSLRLQEAIRMKTAAMSSRDGLPSRLGSWSSTHSYVSETGAQGGDIHKSPASAASFIFSRSTKKVVIETAPASCPEAQASLKQSLAAELMQMSDQTKAVTISNGGVRSDKVPPPVAKKPAHGSTTQTLPACSAKMDLSMGGNGAIGVRNVSGITQLETTTTRVTADTIETLF; this is encoded by the exons CTGGCCCGAAGGCTAATGATGACCAGAAGAGGTTGACCGTCCACTACACGACCTCTCAGCATTACCAGGAGAATGTGTTCATTGAGGGCAGCAGGCCACAGTACCTGGAGGACCTGCACATAGAGGCCCAGGAAGGCCTCAAGATACTACAGCAGGAAG AACACAAGAATGGGCTGAACTTCCCCGACAATGAGAGCATCGCT TCAACAGACACTCTGCGTCCGGAGCAGGATATCAGCTCCAAGGACGGAGGTTTCTCTCTGGAGTCGAGATCCACCGCAGGGAGCACTGACACCACAGTAACCTCTGCTGTGTCGACAAGGCCTGTACTCACCCGCCAAG GTTCAACGTTCAAGCCTCTGAATCCAGTTAAAAGAGTAGACAGAAGTAAGAAAAGGAGCAGGAGGACCACCATCATGGGCATTCCTAACCAGGTCCACAAAGAACTTG CATTGCAAAGAACCTCAACCTTCCAGCAACTTGTTTCCACTCAACCCCAGGATCAGGATGGACAGATCAGACACAACCAATCAGGCGTTGTTATCATTCCTACAGTCGATGGAGGGACCGCAGTCACAAACAAGGAGGGAGCAAGGGTGCATCTTTCAGACCTGGAG CTGGCTGCATCCAGAGATGAACAGCTGCTGACAAAGCACTTCCAGGCAATGAGTCAAGAAGAGCAGCTCTTCAACCACCAGGGTTTTAACTCATACCTCGGGCCAAATGCAAATCTAAGACCCAAGTCTCTTGCAGTACCTGGCATGACCACTTCTTTCACCTTCTCTTCTTCAACAATGCTCAGCTTTCTCCAGGAACCCAAG GGCCCAGTGATGTCAATTTCACCACAAGCCACCTACTTGTCAACAATCATCCCAAATGCGGTCTTGCCAGCCTCGATCGACGTCATCGAGATAGACCGCAGCAGTAGCCGGGCACGTGGGAGCAGTGTAAACCATGGCAGTAGTGTCCGCACGATGAGCAAAAGCAGCCTGGCGTCTGGAGACTCGTCGGTCAGCCCTTTGTTGTCCAGAAGATCAGACGGTGATGGTTCCCAGGCAGACGTTTTTCACAAAGACTCTGGTCCAATGCCCACATCAGCGTCTGTACCAAACTGGAATGAGTCACCATCTTCAAAGACCTTTATTTCTCAGTCCTCCCCGGTATCATCAAAGGGCAGCACACACAGTGCTACTTCTCAGAGAGGGGAACTGAAAGGGCAGGAGAGCCAGGCTAGTGAGGACCATGACCGTGTCAGCCTCCGGAGCTCAGTTAGCATGAGCAGCAGTCgaagtgaaaatgtttttaCAGGTCAAGGATGTGAGTCTGGTATGTCAGGGTCGGTAGCTGCTGGAGAGGATGGAAAAACCAAACAGAATTTCACTCGTAGTCTGTCTGTTATGAAGACCAAGCAGCCCCCTGCACCTCCAAGGAGAACAAACTCTCTGCACAGTAACAGGATCAGGAGCAGCTCCAGGGTGCTGGTAGAAAGCAAAGTCATCAATGAATCAGTGTCTGGAGTGATGGTGAATGATACAGAAAATCTTGCAGCGAAAAACGATGCAAATTCAGCTATTGCAAACACTACTAAGATCCCCATCCCTATGTCAAAATCTACAGAATCTGTCACTTCTCCCACCAGTCCCTTGAGCCCCATTGAGGTAGGAAGAGCAACAGAGTCCCAGTCAGAGTGTGCAAACTTGTTCCAACAGAAGTCTTCCTCTGATGGGGTGAAATTTGAACGCACCATGTCTCCTTCCAGTGGCTACTCAAGTCAGAGTGGTACACCAACACTTTCCCCAAAAGGCATCTCTCCAACCTCCCCGgagaagcagaaaaataaaccaATTAAACCAGACCGATCAGTATCTCGGGCCTCATCTTCAGGagcttctccttcctcttctcttaCTTCTCTTTCATCCGGTGCATCTGAGCCTGCCCATCTATCCACATGTAGCCCCAGTCCACTTCTACAGGGTTCTTCACCTAATGTTGCTGCAGAAGAGCTCCCTCCTAAAAACGGCTCTCCAACTTTACCTTCCAAAGTGAGGGAGTTGTTGAACGTCCCACCACCTCCCAAAGTCAAAGcaccttgtcctcctcctccagagacGTGGATTCACAACAGACGCTCCTTTGAGCTCCTGTGCGGTCCTTCTAATGTCAGCAACGAAACCCAGAAACCAGCAGAGGGGACAGACAGCATGGTTAAGCAAGCAGGAACCCAGACTGAAGACAGCGAGGAGATGCAAGTTTTAGTTGAAAAAGAAGCAACCATAGACAAGTCTGTTACAAAGTTGTTAGAAAGTGCTGCCAAGCCAGAGTCATTGTTAGAGGCAGCACCAGGAATCACTTGCAAGGAATTGGAGAGTAGCCATAGTCCTGGTAGCGAAGAGGAGGGAACGGAAGAAAGTgctgacacacagaaacaagagCAGAGTAGTAGCCCAGTAGTCAAGCTTCCTGAGAGTCAAGAGACAACTCCAAAGAAAGATCCTCCTCCAGTCATGAAGAAACCCATGACTGTGCTGCACAGAGAGGAACTGGTGTCAAAGGAGCCCTCAGTGGAGATAGAACCAAATCAGAAAAGCAGCAGTGCGACCACAGAAGCTGATGTTCCCGTTGAGAACAGAACAGTCTCATTGTTAGATTCAGACGATAAGACAAGCAATAGAGAGGTCACGTCCATGCAGACACTTTCTATAGAAGTCCCCAAAATTAGCAAGACCTCTCCACCACCAACCCCACCTCCAGCATACCACCCCACACCTCCACTGTCAAGAAAAACACCGACTCCATCAGTATCTACGTCACCGGAGGATCTAGAGAGGGTACAGGAAGAGAACCATGTCACAGAGTCTTGCTGGCCACCTCCTCCGCCTCCAATGGAAGGGGACTCTGTCtttgatggaggagaggaggttgactttcctccacctcctccaccttttGTGCCGGAGAGTGTGCCAAAAGTGACGGACAGTTGTGTGACGGAGCTGGATCCCACAAAGAGACCGACAGACAAAGCTGAAGAGACAGTCGAGGATTCAAGGGAAGCTGGGACTTCAGTCTGTGAACAAACTCCAGATGTGCATCCTGCTGTTCCACAAACAGTCAGTGACTCCAAACCAGAGGTGGATGCTCAAATTTCTGAGGCCAACACCTCCAATGAGATCCCTTGCAGGCAAGGTCAGACTACATCTGTGTTAGACAATAAGCAGCCTCTGCAAGTGGATGTACCTACTTTGCAACCTATTACAAAAGTTGAGCACCAAGTGTCTGTTTCTGCTTTGGTTCCATCAAGCAGTCTACTGAGTCAAGACTTTCTTGAAACTGAAGATCAGTCTCCTTCTGGGCCTCCAGTCAGTGCCCAACCTCCAGTTACAATCCCAGTAGCACCCCCATTACCAGCTGAGAATTTAACCCATGGCGTGAATTTCAGGAGGCAGCCCAGTGTAGCACATCGAGACACCAGGAGCAAGGAGCTCCTTTCTCGACACAAAAGTGCACCCATTCCCAAAGAGGATGCTAACATACCTCTGGTCACCCCTTCCCTGCTTCAGATGGTTCGCCTAAGATCAGTTAACATGACAGAGGATCAGGTGAAAGCtccctcagaggacaaatcaACAAACCTGGGAGCTCCAGTTCCTGAGAATTACCCAGTCTTAATCCCAGGACCACAAAACACACCCCAGAAGCCCATCCGCAAGTCACTGTCGCTAAAGTCTCCCCCTAAAGCAGTCAAAATGTCTCCTGTGACTCTTAACACCCCTACCATGACACTCAACACCCCTTCACTGCGCTTACAGGAAGCCATACGTATGAAAACTGCAGCCATGTCCTCAAGAGATGGTCTTCCATCCCGACTGGGATCGTGGTCTTCAACCCACAGCTATGTCAGTGAAACAGGGGCTCAAGGAGGAGACATTCACAAGTCTCCAGCCTCTGCCGCCAGCTTTATCTTCTCTAGGAGCACAAAAAAGGTTGTCATAGAGACTGCGCCTGCCTCTTGTCCCGAAGCTCAGGCAAGTCTGAAGCAAAGCTTGGCTGCAGAGCTCATGCAGATGTCTGACCAAACAAAGGCCGTCACCATCTCGAATGGTGGAGTGAGATCTGACAAAGTACCTCCACCTGTAGCGAAGAAACCAGCCCATGGGAGTACTACGCAGACTCTTCCTGCTTGTTCAGCAAAGATGGACCTAAGTATGGGAGGAAATGGAGCCATAGGAGTGCGGAATGTGAGTGGAATAACACAACTTGAGACAACAA CTACAAGAGTGACAGCGGACACAATTGAAACACTGTTTTAA